A stretch of Thermotoga sp. SG1 DNA encodes these proteins:
- a CDS encoding O-antigen ligase family protein, translating into MKSLSIRKVNTFDMFSAKVYFMFIILYTFLSGFVFIEPSPAEIVFALFAPILLIGFSTTWRTVSMFFLLFIPMLVSTYFGLIQGFFNPRFFIIDIYLFLFFFVLASLGYRVKNIINKNYLFDSLMKAWAFAGAINIFAGLFAYGTGKLSFFGIEIIRFGIRLKGFFKDPNVLGPFLVPVAIYYLFLFFSKQRKSIWDLILFTFFSGGVFLTFSRAAWLNLFISIVALMLMLIPYRKARRKIAIFFIIIGLFFAIFLEISKNINVLDINLYDFFTGRLGLQSYDAERFSAQKEFIDIMNYSVYSLFFGIGPGNYEEFAKMATHSLFARYIGERGIFGLITFVVFISLVVYAVRKSYYRKIFIPILLGQFVNSLFIDSLHWRHLWLLIAMIFL; encoded by the coding sequence ATGAAAAGCTTATCAATTAGGAAAGTCAACACATTCGACATGTTTTCCGCAAAAGTTTATTTCATGTTTATTATACTCTACACATTTTTAAGCGGGTTTGTATTCATAGAACCAAGTCCTGCAGAGATCGTATTTGCTTTATTTGCTCCAATATTGTTGATTGGATTTTCAACTACGTGGAGAACAGTATCAATGTTCTTTCTTTTGTTCATACCTATGCTTGTTTCAACGTATTTTGGTTTAATACAAGGGTTTTTCAATCCTAGATTTTTTATAATAGATATTTACTTATTCCTCTTCTTCTTTGTTCTGGCATCGCTTGGCTATCGAGTCAAAAACATTATAAACAAAAATTATCTGTTCGATTCCCTAATGAAAGCGTGGGCTTTTGCTGGTGCCATTAACATTTTTGCAGGCCTTTTTGCGTATGGTACTGGCAAGTTAAGTTTTTTTGGAATAGAAATAATACGTTTCGGCATTAGGTTGAAGGGATTCTTCAAAGATCCTAATGTTTTAGGACCTTTTTTGGTGCCAGTAGCAATCTACTATCTCTTTCTCTTTTTCTCGAAACAAAGAAAGAGTATTTGGGATCTTATCCTATTTACTTTCTTTAGTGGAGGAGTGTTTCTTACATTTTCAAGAGCCGCATGGTTGAACCTTTTTATATCAATAGTCGCTTTAATGCTCATGTTAATACCATATCGCAAAGCAAGAAGAAAAATAGCAATCTTCTTTATTATCATCGGGCTCTTTTTTGCGATTTTTCTGGAGATTTCCAAAAATATAAATGTACTTGATATAAATCTATATGATTTCTTCACCGGTAGATTAGGATTACAATCCTACGATGCAGAGCGTTTCTCAGCTCAAAAAGAATTCATAGACATCATGAATTATAGTGTCTATAGTTTGTTTTTTGGAATTGGACCAGGAAATTATGAGGAATTCGCAAAAATGGCAACGCATTCTCTATTTGCCAGGTATATAGGAGAGAGAGGAATATTTGGTTTAATAACTTTTGTGGTATTTATCAGTCTTGTTGTATATGCGGTTAGAAAATCTTATTACAGGAAAATTTTCATACCCATTCTTTTGGGTCAATTTGTAAACTCCTTATTTATCGACAGTTTGCATTGGAGACATCTGTGGTTATTGATAGCGATGATATTCCTATGA
- a CDS encoding glycosyltransferase: MEKRGKIKILQLITRSDWAGGQKVLYSIVYGLKKYYPDQFEVEVACGPENGQLIEELKKLNIKVHVIPDLVREISPLKDLKAYLQIRKIIKSGKYDVVHCHSSKAGFLGRMAAKTSGVKNVIYTVHGWWGVEQYRGLKRKFLILAERFAAKFCDKIVLLCHRDLLKAKEWKIGKDSQYVIIPNALIPQPPAPKGKLRKELSIPENIKIIGNVARLDPPKNPLRFLEVARLVLKEKDDVVFVWIGGSVVDDIYGKLVQEWLDEHPNVAKKVYFLPFRKDAVELMADFDVFLLTSDSEGMPLVVLEALNQGVPVVSTDVGCVSELTDEIYSKEEEIVLNLFKILDELDRKGVTNHSYEELYDRFIKNYASTYREVID; encoded by the coding sequence ATGGAGAAGAGGGGCAAAATAAAGATCTTGCAGTTGATCACACGATCAGACTGGGCAGGCGGCCAAAAAGTACTCTACTCCATAGTCTACGGTTTGAAAAAGTACTACCCAGATCAGTTTGAAGTTGAAGTTGCGTGTGGTCCGGAAAATGGCCAGTTGATAGAAGAGCTGAAGAAGCTGAACATAAAAGTACATGTTATTCCTGATCTGGTGAGAGAAATCTCTCCTCTGAAAGATTTGAAAGCTTATCTACAGATCAGAAAAATTATAAAATCTGGAAAGTACGATGTGGTTCACTGTCATTCTTCAAAGGCTGGATTTCTTGGAAGAATGGCAGCAAAAACATCAGGAGTAAAAAATGTAATTTACACAGTTCACGGATGGTGGGGAGTGGAACAGTACAGAGGCCTAAAAAGAAAGTTCCTTATCCTCGCTGAAAGGTTCGCAGCGAAATTCTGCGATAAGATAGTTTTGTTATGTCACAGAGACCTTCTGAAGGCCAAAGAGTGGAAGATAGGAAAAGATTCACAGTACGTTATCATCCCAAATGCTTTAATTCCTCAGCCACCTGCGCCTAAGGGAAAACTGAGAAAAGAACTTAGCATACCAGAAAACATAAAAATAATAGGAAACGTGGCAAGACTCGATCCACCAAAAAATCCTCTCAGATTTCTCGAAGTGGCAAGATTGGTTCTTAAAGAAAAAGATGATGTTGTCTTTGTATGGATCGGAGGAAGTGTAGTGGATGATATTTACGGAAAACTTGTGCAGGAATGGCTCGATGAACATCCAAATGTGGCAAAGAAGGTGTACTTTCTTCCCTTTAGAAAAGACGCAGTAGAGCTCATGGCTGATTTTGATGTGTTTTTGCTCACTTCCGATTCTGAAGGAATGCCACTTGTGGTACTTGAGGCATTGAACCAAGGTGTTCCTGTTGTGAGTACGGATGTAGGATGTGTGAGTGAATTGACGGACGAGATTTATTCGAAAGAAGAAGAGATTGTGTTGAATCTCTTCAAGATACTTGATGAACTGGATAGAAAAGGTGTCACAAATCACAGTTATGAAGAATTATACGACAGATTCATAAAAAACTATGCATCTACCTATAGGGAAGTGATCGATTGA
- a CDS encoding sugar transferase, with protein MYQLIVFDLVVLFALNLPFFNWYVGILLSLCMTLSFFAFRLYDLENVQNYNEQLIRTTVGTIFSFILVLFFYPLFEKDITRYNFFYNFLISVVLIPPINTLFGKLLIKNQPTKTFLVVGKKEEIEPILKEIEEKTMGKYRFAEYINPTVETLKRKVTHYDGVLLADPEFEDVLKKVNINRVEYLPNLVERTLKRIPLKVLEKFREYYEVAFDNVSDDSPSKRILDIVVSLVALAVFSPIMLVVAIIIYLEDGLPVAFRQKRVGKDGKVFTMMKFRSMRNVPKDSPKFVDQEKDRILKVGRFIRPLRFDEVLQFINVLRGDMSVVGPRPEQEEFVRIFEKQIPFYHLRHKVKPGITGWAQLMYKYSSNLEEVKKKLSYDLWYVKNRNIFLDLRIILQTVEAVLWRRGAK; from the coding sequence TTGTATCAACTGATCGTCTTCGATCTTGTAGTGCTTTTTGCACTCAACCTCCCTTTTTTTAACTGGTACGTGGGAATCCTCCTTTCGCTTTGTATGACCCTTTCTTTCTTTGCCTTCAGGCTCTACGACCTTGAAAATGTTCAAAACTACAACGAACAACTCATAAGAACAACTGTTGGCACCATTTTTTCTTTTATACTGGTTCTTTTCTTCTATCCCCTCTTCGAAAAAGACATCACTCGATACAACTTCTTCTACAACTTTTTGATCTCCGTCGTTTTGATCCCTCCTATAAACACCCTTTTTGGAAAACTCCTCATCAAAAACCAGCCCACGAAAACGTTCCTTGTTGTGGGAAAAAAGGAAGAAATAGAGCCCATTTTGAAAGAGATAGAAGAAAAAACGATGGGAAAGTACCGCTTTGCAGAGTACATAAACCCAACCGTTGAAACCCTGAAAAGAAAAGTTACCCATTACGATGGAGTCCTTCTAGCAGATCCAGAGTTCGAAGATGTTCTGAAAAAGGTGAACATCAACCGTGTTGAGTACCTTCCAAACCTTGTGGAAAGAACACTCAAAAGAATCCCTCTGAAAGTCCTGGAAAAGTTCAGAGAGTACTACGAAGTTGCCTTTGACAACGTAAGCGATGACTCACCGTCAAAGAGAATTCTAGACATCGTCGTTTCCCTTGTGGCACTCGCTGTGTTCTCACCCATCATGCTTGTGGTTGCTATAATTATATATCTGGAAGATGGATTGCCTGTGGCCTTCAGACAAAAGAGAGTGGGGAAAGATGGAAAAGTCTTCACGATGATGAAGTTTCGCAGCATGAGGAACGTACCAAAGGACTCACCGAAATTTGTGGATCAGGAAAAAGACAGAATACTGAAAGTGGGAAGATTCATCAGACCGCTCAGATTCGATGAAGTCCTTCAGTTCATAAACGTTCTTAGAGGAGACATGAGTGTTGTTGGACCAAGGCCTGAACAGGAAGAATTTGTCAGGATCTTCGAAAAGCAAATTCCCTTCTACCACCTGAGGCACAAAGTAAAACCTGGTATCACCGGCTGGGCTCAACTCATGTACAAGTATTCATCCAATCTGGAAGAAGTGAAAAAGAAACTCAGTTACGACCTCTGGTACGTGAAAAACAGAAACATCTTTCTAGACCTCAGGATCATTCTTCAAACAGTGGAGGCTGTGTTATGGAGAAGAGGGGCAAAATAA
- a CDS encoding glycoside hydrolase family 73 protein — MKEKFLERFGETAFLLERLTGIDRKILLAQSALETGWGKHVVGNNLFGIKKLSWLEGAVTAQTKEFDGVKTIDTFQSFVSPENSMIAYLILIKECYNKAWAKRKNPRLYFQLLQEMGYATDPMYAKKCLDVYTCIE, encoded by the coding sequence GTGAAAGAAAAGTTTCTCGAAAGATTCGGCGAGACCGCTTTTCTTCTGGAAAGACTCACAGGAATAGACAGAAAGATCCTCCTTGCCCAGTCTGCACTCGAGACAGGATGGGGAAAGCACGTGGTGGGAAACAACCTCTTTGGAATAAAGAAACTTTCCTGGCTAGAAGGCGCTGTCACAGCACAGACGAAAGAATTCGACGGTGTGAAGACGATCGACACGTTTCAATCCTTTGTCAGTCCAGAAAACAGTATGATCGCATACCTGATTCTGATAAAAGAGTGTTATAATAAAGCCTGGGCAAAAAGAAAGAACCCCAGGTTGTATTTTCAACTTCTTCAGGAAATGGGATACGCAACAGATCCGATGTACGCAAAAAAGTGTCTGGATGTTTACACCTGTATTGAATAA
- a CDS encoding sigma factor — protein MVRRNLKRTSDEDLSLESLFQKHESDLQKKAKYFFRKYDYKILSFEDLYQTICYLFCYAYRTWNKDRGEFEPYFKCIINRKMNDIIAGKTPPHCCDLPFSILKPEYLKKPQHPKDLDDEEIIQN, from the coding sequence ATGGTTAGAAGAAACCTCAAGAGAACCAGCGACGAGGATCTCTCACTGGAATCTCTCTTTCAAAAGCACGAAAGCGATCTACAAAAGAAGGCAAAATATTTCTTCAGAAAGTACGACTACAAGATTCTTTCCTTCGAAGACCTCTATCAGACGATATGCTATCTGTTCTGCTACGCCTACAGAACATGGAACAAAGACAGGGGAGAATTCGAACCTTACTTCAAGTGCATCATAAACAGAAAGATGAACGACATCATAGCGGGCAAAACTCCTCCCCACTGCTGTGATCTTCCCTTCAGCATACTGAAGCCGGAGTACCTCAAAAAACCACAACATCCAAAGGATCTGGACGATGAAGAGATAATACAGAACTGA
- a CDS encoding DUF2922 domain-containing protein: protein MKRLYLDFYNETENRRKRIIVNDPVEGLTAEQVQSAMQTLLDSKVLEGYAIDRAVIVETNSNEFFDLIQ, encoded by the coding sequence ATGAAGAGGCTCTATCTGGATTTCTACAACGAAACTGAAAACAGAAGAAAAAGGATCATCGTCAACGACCCCGTGGAAGGCCTCACAGCAGAACAGGTTCAATCGGCCATGCAGACACTCCTTGACTCAAAGGTTCTGGAAGGATACGCGATCGACAGAGCAGTTATAGTGGAGACGAACTCAAACGAATTCTTCGATCTCATCCAGTGA
- a CDS encoding DUF1659 domain-containing protein, giving the protein MEKALRILWATGEVDENGDPVTRRQTISVSPNATAQDLANAVNALDSLTNYTYVSAQLVTYETI; this is encoded by the coding sequence ATGGAGAAGGCTCTCAGAATCCTTTGGGCAACAGGAGAAGTGGACGAAAACGGAGATCCTGTGACAAGAAGGCAGACCATCTCCGTGAGTCCAAACGCAACGGCACAGGACCTTGCAAACGCAGTGAACGCCCTCGACTCTCTCACGAACTACACCTACGTCTCCGCTCAACTCGTCACGTACGAAACCATATGA
- a CDS encoding SLBB domain-containing protein: MKKVLFAAFLLMAALLLSYSIRKGDVLRVEVVGYPDLTRDCTVDIEGAITFPYVGRVKVEGLNVEEVMKLLEEKLSFSFSEPKVVVSLLKIAPRSVYISGVVNRAVDMGMEDLTVSKLLSLLNSTVDLSSVDLSSVKVVRNGKVYTLDLSSLLWGEIPEKDIVLQENDQVILPEKSYTDFVKIVGAVAKPGIYPFKKGMTLVDLLAVAGGTTQESSGRIVVLSGKETLEVSEKEIYQKNVPLKPGDTVHVQKLDERFAYIVGAVARPGMYTFSKEESLTLKNLVAKAGGLSIDKRFIEKVLITRDGRTLEYDPDVLDENIEIKVGDVVEIKKFEKTEVYVSGYVSRPGVYEISPKENVTLEKLLSMAGGIKGTLEEVESIVVTREASVITLSPDRLDFSVKPGDVVNVKEFIPKKAYILGYVRNPGLYTFGKSEAFTLRNLIAKAGGFVDESQVVSVKVEGKEYFTDEIVKEDIALEDGVFVYVERYTDRFVYMVGDNVSRNGKMSFEKEEPFTLSTALKKYGIEDFSLIKGLSLLRNGKEMTFDPKKILTEDVPLEKGDTVLVRTVQTKRIYFTGDVYGYVDFAKDEDITLEKALARFGKVQRKYVSGLKVIEDGRVQQFDELVDVPLEDGAVVEIDLKESIRVYVDGFVRAPQMVMFEVDEAPLLDRAIVKAGGYREDALFEAGNITVLRDGHEITVPKEQASSFELEDGDLVFVRYREKTHVYVFGEGITNTLVTFEDEETPTLRSVLGKVGGVKSTGSERIVVVKPDGEKKEVNYEDVIETGGPVLESGSVVFVPLETENFAYVVGEVARPGAYELKGDVTLLKLIAQAGGLSNWALRTKVVLRRGEKEFTYDFTNIEEVQNVKVEPGDVVYVPPVETNYVYVLGNVRNPGIVKVDKYSTVFDVVMRAGGFTDRAATNRTFLFKGGPQGEVTVCDLSGVLSGKGGGVNPSVSPGDVVFVPDNPLIQVTEALSIVNTIFNTVKNVKDVMGW; the protein is encoded by the coding sequence ATGAAGAAGGTTCTGTTTGCAGCGTTCCTTCTGATGGCGGCACTTCTTCTTTCCTACAGCATCAGAAAGGGAGATGTTTTGAGGGTCGAGGTTGTGGGGTATCCAGACCTCACAAGAGACTGCACCGTCGACATCGAGGGTGCGATCACCTTTCCCTACGTGGGACGGGTGAAGGTAGAAGGTCTCAATGTTGAAGAGGTGATGAAGCTTCTGGAAGAGAAACTCTCTTTCAGTTTTTCTGAGCCAAAAGTTGTCGTGTCTCTTCTTAAAATCGCACCGAGAAGCGTCTACATCTCAGGTGTTGTGAACAGGGCCGTGGACATGGGAATGGAAGATCTCACCGTCTCAAAACTTCTTTCTCTTCTCAACAGCACAGTCGATCTTTCTTCTGTCGATCTTTCCTCGGTGAAGGTGGTAAGAAACGGAAAAGTCTACACGCTCGATCTTTCTTCTCTTCTGTGGGGAGAGATACCGGAGAAGGACATCGTGCTCCAGGAAAACGACCAGGTCATACTGCCAGAAAAGTCCTACACGGACTTTGTGAAGATCGTGGGGGCCGTAGCAAAACCCGGGATTTATCCCTTCAAAAAGGGAATGACCCTTGTTGATCTTCTTGCGGTGGCCGGCGGTACAACACAGGAAAGTTCTGGAAGGATCGTCGTTCTATCTGGAAAAGAAACGCTTGAGGTTTCAGAGAAGGAGATCTATCAGAAAAACGTCCCTCTGAAACCCGGTGACACGGTGCACGTTCAAAAGTTAGATGAAAGGTTTGCCTACATTGTGGGAGCAGTTGCAAGGCCAGGAATGTACACGTTTTCTAAAGAAGAGTCCCTCACACTCAAAAACCTTGTGGCAAAGGCCGGGGGTCTTTCCATCGACAAAAGGTTCATCGAGAAAGTTCTCATCACAAGAGATGGAAGAACGCTTGAGTACGACCCGGACGTTCTGGACGAAAACATCGAAATAAAAGTCGGCGATGTGGTTGAGATAAAGAAGTTCGAAAAGACAGAAGTCTACGTTTCCGGGTATGTTTCAAGGCCTGGAGTCTATGAGATCTCTCCGAAAGAAAACGTGACACTGGAAAAGCTCCTCTCCATGGCAGGGGGTATCAAAGGGACTCTGGAAGAGGTCGAAAGCATCGTCGTGACAAGAGAGGCCAGTGTGATCACACTCTCTCCGGACAGACTGGACTTTTCTGTAAAGCCCGGAGATGTTGTGAACGTGAAAGAGTTCATTCCGAAAAAAGCTTACATCCTAGGATACGTGAGAAATCCGGGGCTTTACACCTTCGGAAAGAGCGAAGCGTTCACCCTGAGAAACCTCATAGCAAAAGCGGGTGGCTTTGTCGATGAGAGCCAGGTCGTGTCCGTGAAGGTGGAAGGAAAGGAATACTTCACAGATGAGATCGTGAAAGAAGACATCGCTCTTGAAGATGGCGTGTTCGTCTACGTGGAGAGGTACACCGACAGGTTCGTCTACATGGTGGGAGACAACGTCTCAAGGAACGGAAAGATGAGTTTTGAGAAGGAAGAGCCCTTCACGCTCTCGACCGCCCTTAAAAAGTACGGAATCGAGGACTTTTCTCTGATAAAGGGTCTTTCTCTTTTGAGGAATGGAAAGGAGATGACCTTCGATCCGAAGAAGATACTTACAGAGGACGTTCCCCTCGAAAAGGGCGACACGGTCCTTGTGAGAACGGTTCAGACAAAGAGGATCTACTTCACCGGTGACGTGTACGGCTACGTTGACTTTGCAAAAGACGAGGACATCACACTGGAGAAGGCACTTGCAAGGTTTGGGAAGGTTCAGAGAAAGTACGTTTCAGGTTTGAAGGTGATCGAAGATGGAAGGGTTCAACAGTTCGACGAACTTGTAGATGTTCCGCTCGAAGACGGTGCGGTCGTTGAGATTGATCTGAAAGAGTCGATCAGAGTCTACGTGGACGGCTTTGTGAGAGCACCTCAAATGGTTATGTTCGAGGTGGACGAAGCGCCACTTCTTGACAGGGCGATCGTGAAGGCAGGAGGATACAGAGAGGACGCGCTCTTTGAGGCAGGAAACATAACGGTTCTGCGAGACGGCCATGAGATCACCGTTCCAAAAGAGCAGGCAAGCTCCTTCGAACTCGAAGATGGAGATCTTGTCTTTGTGAGGTACAGAGAGAAAACCCACGTGTACGTCTTTGGTGAAGGGATCACGAACACGCTCGTCACCTTCGAAGACGAAGAGACTCCTACTCTGAGAAGCGTTCTTGGAAAAGTCGGCGGTGTGAAGAGCACAGGCTCTGAGAGAATCGTCGTTGTGAAACCAGACGGAGAAAAGAAAGAGGTGAACTACGAGGACGTGATAGAAACAGGTGGCCCCGTCCTTGAAAGCGGCAGTGTGGTCTTTGTTCCGCTTGAGACAGAAAACTTTGCCTACGTGGTCGGAGAGGTGGCACGTCCAGGAGCTTACGAGCTCAAAGGAGACGTAACCCTTCTGAAACTGATCGCACAGGCAGGGGGCCTGAGCAACTGGGCTCTGAGAACGAAAGTGGTCCTGAGAAGGGGAGAAAAAGAGTTCACCTACGACTTCACCAACATAGAAGAGGTTCAGAACGTGAAGGTGGAGCCAGGTGACGTGGTGTACGTTCCGCCCGTTGAGACAAATTACGTGTACGTTCTTGGAAACGTGAGAAATCCGGGTATTGTGAAGGTGGACAAGTACTCGACCGTGTTCGATGTGGTGATGAGGGCAGGTGGATTCACAGACAGGGCGGCGACAAACAGGACCTTTCTCTTCAAAGGTGGTCCTCAGGGAGAGGTGACAGTCTGCGATCTGTCCGGGGTGCTATCTGGAAAGGGAGGCGGAGTGAACCCGAGTGTTTCACCGGGTGACGTAGTCTTCGTTCCAGACAACCCACTCATACAGGTGACGGAGGCACTCTCTATAGTGAACACCATATTCAACACAGTCAAAAACGTCAAAGACGTGATGGGGTGGTAA
- a CDS encoding HAD family phosphatase, with product MHSEKIENIVFDLGGVLIDWRPCEYLVESFPEEVAQVLEREIFRHEDWKKMDRGVLLENKLWEKKKKELSEYREYIERLEREVPQLLKPIEENVKVVPVLKKKDFKLYILSNYGRIYFEMVRKKYDFFDFFDGMVISSHVGFIKPEKEIYLELIRRYGIVPKESLFIDDLKENVEAARRLGFKVVHLEEPSRLKEVLAETLGIEL from the coding sequence TTGCATTCTGAAAAGATAGAAAACATCGTCTTCGACCTCGGAGGGGTTTTGATCGATTGGAGACCGTGTGAGTACCTTGTGGAGTCCTTCCCAGAGGAAGTGGCGCAGGTCCTCGAAAGGGAGATCTTCAGACACGAGGACTGGAAGAAGATGGACAGGGGGGTTCTTTTAGAGAACAAGCTCTGGGAGAAGAAAAAGAAAGAACTTTCTGAGTACAGAGAGTACATTGAAAGACTAGAAAGAGAGGTTCCACAGCTTCTAAAGCCCATCGAAGAGAACGTGAAAGTCGTTCCCGTTTTGAAGAAAAAAGACTTCAAGCTTTACATTCTTTCGAACTACGGGCGGATTTACTTTGAGATGGTGAGGAAAAAGTACGATTTCTTCGACTTTTTCGATGGGATGGTGATCTCTTCACACGTTGGTTTTATAAAGCCAGAAAAGGAGATCTATCTTGAACTGATCAGAAGATACGGGATCGTGCCGAAAGAGAGTCTTTTCATAGATGACTTGAAAGAGAACGTGGAGGCAGCAAGAAGACTGGGGTTCAAAGTGGTTCATCTTGAAGAGCCATCCAGGTTGAAAGAGGTTCTAGCTGAAACGCTCGGCATCGAACTGTGA
- a CDS encoding clostripain-related cysteine peptidase: MRYLLLIVMSALFLSGCVPEIYTQTSTPSTIVAGGETHIAGRYAFVDVQVLDEYSLPVSGTDVSFYVNGAFLGEATTDTNGVAKIGFFSPMEKTYTFTAMVGGVSRSFYVNFTRPEWLFIVWMAADNNLYYYSTDDLSEMQNASESVSVVVVYDGAEIGDGILVLDESGNWQAVAGTVGIDFNSGSYINLEAWLETILNQFDADHYALVIWDHGSAWIGDSYYISTKSIGVDESQGTAIAVADLRKALENALSGRKLDILGFDACLMGSLEVIYELRNTADYIVASSFNEPGKGWDYSFLGEIAPGNTPLDVARMIVDSYREYYSPYDSYRQIGLSLSVYDTSQLERFVQELDTFTYDLENNLTKVDEVYANTVKVYEDINGPVLIDLGDFIDKWVSSKITLTPDLSSVVVYSYGEIAGQTLSFPISIFMPESMDCYLDYQPDYQTLSFSTDTQWDEFLESWLNQ; encoded by the coding sequence TTGAGATATCTTCTTTTGATTGTGATGTCTGCTCTTTTTCTTTCTGGATGTGTGCCGGAGATCTACACGCAAACGTCCACACCTTCCACAATAGTGGCGGGTGGTGAAACGCACATTGCTGGAAGGTACGCTTTTGTGGACGTTCAGGTGCTTGACGAGTACAGTCTTCCCGTCTCAGGCACAGATGTTTCCTTCTATGTGAATGGTGCTTTCCTTGGAGAAGCAACCACCGACACAAACGGTGTTGCAAAAATAGGTTTTTTCTCCCCAATGGAGAAAACTTACACATTCACAGCGATGGTGGGTGGTGTGAGCAGGTCTTTCTATGTAAATTTCACGAGACCAGAATGGCTTTTCATCGTGTGGATGGCAGCAGACAACAATCTTTATTACTATTCTACGGACGATCTCTCTGAAATGCAAAATGCAAGTGAAAGCGTTTCTGTAGTCGTTGTCTACGATGGGGCAGAAATCGGAGATGGGATACTGGTGCTCGATGAGAGTGGAAACTGGCAGGCTGTTGCCGGAACGGTGGGAATAGATTTCAACAGTGGATCATATATAAATCTGGAAGCCTGGCTCGAGACGATTCTCAACCAGTTTGATGCTGATCATTACGCTCTTGTGATCTGGGATCACGGGAGTGCGTGGATCGGTGATTCATATTACATCTCAACGAAGTCGATCGGAGTCGATGAATCTCAGGGAACGGCAATTGCTGTAGCAGACCTGAGAAAAGCCCTTGAAAACGCCCTTTCTGGAAGAAAACTCGACATCCTCGGGTTTGACGCGTGCCTCATGGGATCTCTCGAGGTGATATACGAACTCAGAAACACAGCAGATTACATCGTGGCATCGAGTTTCAACGAGCCAGGTAAAGGTTGGGACTACTCCTTTCTTGGTGAGATAGCGCCAGGTAACACACCACTGGACGTGGCAAGGATGATAGTTGATAGTTACAGGGAGTATTATTCTCCGTATGACTCTTACCGCCAGATTGGATTGAGTCTTTCGGTGTATGACACCTCGCAGTTGGAAAGATTCGTACAGGAACTGGATACATTCACCTACGATTTGGAAAATAATCTGACGAAAGTTGATGAGGTTTATGCCAATACTGTGAAAGTTTACGAAGATATCAATGGTCCTGTACTCATCGATCTTGGAGATTTCATAGATAAATGGGTCTCATCAAAAATCACTCTTACTCCAGATCTGAGCTCTGTTGTCGTTTATTCTTACGGTGAAATAGCCGGTCAAACACTTTCTTTTCCCATCAGTATCTTCATGCCAGAAAGCATGGATTGTTATTTGGACTACCAGCCGGATTATCAGACACTTTCCTTTTCAACCGACACTCAATGGGACGAATTTTTAGAATCATGGCTTAATCAATAA